A stretch of Aureispira sp. CCB-E DNA encodes these proteins:
- a CDS encoding aldo/keto reductase: MVNLKDISSVGVGTYRMNVDNEIHFQAIKTAVEAGYNLIDTATNYQKGKSEELIGHFLKKYPEFAGKLFIISKAGYFPPQTLQSSDFVNYVNQKAIEKAEIEADFAYSLDPNFIAYQLESSLKKIGREYLDAYLLHNPERLFQSKNLASTAYLYQAIERAFMFLEKKVAEGKIRYYGISSGALFDPSKEESIDFEKLLSMVKSIQENHHFKVVQFPFNFKEQAALQKNYDQQSLLDLIHKNGLIAIGNRPLNMNDNGMEFRLVTHEKSLEAWKEEDAQNCLNDLLTQVESRIKTLTNGNSSSDDFEPMVLLKKHYTHFYAAEAVETFFQKHLLPFLQLIYEEETSLIEDVVQTVKDHATCYAHKNQTTKTKAFLKQEDIPLKSNSVLTACDAYLNHFHLNHILVGLRKPQYVMALEGAFTKLM, encoded by the coding sequence ATGGTTAACTTAAAGGATATTTCATCTGTAGGTGTTGGGACTTATAGAATGAATGTAGACAATGAGATTCATTTTCAAGCAATAAAAACGGCTGTAGAGGCTGGATATAATTTAATTGATACGGCTACAAATTATCAGAAAGGCAAATCAGAGGAACTTATTGGTCATTTTTTGAAAAAATATCCTGAGTTTGCAGGTAAGTTGTTTATTATTTCTAAAGCAGGTTACTTTCCACCACAAACCTTACAAAGTTCTGATTTTGTCAATTATGTGAATCAGAAAGCTATTGAGAAAGCCGAAATAGAAGCAGATTTTGCCTATTCTTTGGATCCGAATTTTATAGCCTATCAATTAGAATCTAGTTTAAAAAAGATTGGAAGAGAGTATCTTGATGCTTACTTGTTGCACAACCCTGAGCGGCTTTTTCAAAGCAAAAACCTTGCTTCTACTGCTTATCTGTATCAGGCTATAGAGCGAGCTTTTATGTTCTTAGAAAAAAAAGTAGCAGAGGGCAAAATTCGTTATTATGGCATTAGTTCGGGGGCTTTATTTGACCCATCAAAAGAGGAATCTATTGATTTTGAGAAATTGTTGAGTATGGTCAAATCTATCCAAGAAAATCATCACTTCAAAGTGGTTCAATTTCCATTTAATTTTAAAGAGCAAGCTGCTCTTCAAAAAAATTATGATCAGCAGTCATTATTGGATTTAATTCATAAAAATGGATTGATAGCTATTGGCAATCGTCCGCTGAATATGAACGATAATGGAATGGAATTTAGGTTGGTAACACATGAAAAAAGCTTGGAAGCTTGGAAGGAAGAGGATGCTCAAAATTGCTTGAATGATTTGCTAACACAAGTAGAATCGAGAATTAAAACACTAACAAATGGGAACAGCAGTAGTGATGATTTTGAACCCATGGTTTTGCTAAAAAAGCATTATACTCATTTTTATGCAGCAGAGGCTGTTGAAACTTTTTTTCAAAAGCACTTGCTTCCTTTTTTACAGTTAATTTATGAAGAAGAAACCAGTCTAATTGAGGATGTTGTTCAGACTGTCAAAGATCACGCAACGTGTTATGCACACAAGAATCAAACGACTAAAACCAAGGCATTTCTTAAACAAGAGGACATTCCACTAAAATCCAATAGTGTTTTGACAGCTTGTGATGCTTATCTCAATCATTTTCATCTGAATCATATCTTGGTGGGCTTACGAAAACCTCAATATGTAATGGCTTTAGAAGGAGCATTTACCAAGCTAATGTAG
- the gwsS gene encoding grasp-with-spasm system SPASM domain peptide maturase: MMDINKKETWFKLHSSCIPVKGKDSSLIYDIEKEQLYPISGDHYELLRLCKTNSLSEIERILLEVSEEELKNFLEQFIEESLGFYTSNPESFPELDLEWMAPAVITNGIIQLNATSQFDFENLVEQFQNLGCDAIQVRLEADFEWSTIEKLMLAFETTRIKLVDWIMPYRPSLDKEVLLELMGRYKRVGLLRIYGSPKNDCWESKDGKVTILLLQKDIRLDPSEIITPDRLTVNSYVFMEAQRHNVGLNRKVCVDAEGNIKNYLSHAKSWGNITEVTLKEVVNRPDFQEKWFVTNDKIERCCECSFRYCCVSNSDVEFQQGSYRKVEYCTL; this comes from the coding sequence ATGATGGATATTAATAAAAAAGAAACATGGTTTAAACTTCATTCGTCTTGCATTCCTGTAAAAGGGAAAGATAGCAGTCTAATTTACGATATAGAAAAAGAGCAATTATATCCTATATCAGGCGATCATTATGAATTGTTGCGTCTTTGCAAAACGAATAGTTTGTCTGAAATAGAGCGTATTTTGTTAGAGGTTTCAGAAGAAGAGCTTAAAAACTTTTTAGAACAATTTATAGAAGAGTCTCTAGGCTTTTACACCAGTAATCCCGAAAGTTTTCCTGAATTAGACTTGGAATGGATGGCTCCTGCTGTGATTACAAATGGAATCATTCAACTCAATGCAACTAGCCAATTTGATTTTGAAAATTTAGTCGAGCAATTTCAAAACTTGGGTTGCGATGCCATTCAAGTACGGTTAGAAGCTGACTTTGAATGGTCAACAATAGAAAAGTTGATGCTAGCTTTTGAAACGACTAGAATTAAACTAGTTGATTGGATAATGCCGTATCGTCCAAGTTTAGATAAAGAGGTCTTGTTAGAATTAATGGGGAGGTACAAACGAGTTGGATTGTTGAGAATATATGGAAGCCCAAAAAATGATTGCTGGGAGTCAAAAGATGGAAAAGTTACAATATTATTACTACAAAAAGATATTCGATTAGATCCTTCAGAGATTATCACCCCTGACCGATTGACGGTTAATTCTTATGTTTTTATGGAAGCTCAGCGACACAATGTAGGCTTGAATAGAAAAGTCTGTGTAGATGCAGAGGGCAATATTAAAAATTATTTGAGCCATGCCAAAAGTTGGGGGAATATAACAGAAGTAACTTTAAAGGAAGTTGTCAATCGTCCTGATTTTCAGGAAAAATGGTTTGTGACCAATGACAAGATTGAAAGGTGTTGTGAATGCTCGTTTCGTTACTGTTGTGTTAGCAATTCGGATGTAGAGTTTCAACAGGGAAGCTATCGAAAAGTGGAGTATTGTACGCTTTAA
- a CDS encoding histidine phosphatase family protein produces the protein MKTLYLVRHAKSSWKDEHLSDIDRPLNSRGKRDAPFMGKLLYKKGIDPDVLISSPARRARATAFAFAEALDYPKNRIKINPMVYEASVPDLFQVIEHWHDDLDAVMLFGHNFSYTEFANLYAKSPIDNVPTTGVVAIEFKVNRWKDVSAENGRIVFFEYPKKYL, from the coding sequence ATGAAGACATTATACTTAGTACGCCATGCAAAATCCAGCTGGAAAGATGAGCATTTGTCAGATATTGATCGTCCTTTAAATTCTAGAGGAAAACGAGATGCTCCGTTTATGGGAAAACTTTTGTATAAAAAGGGGATTGATCCCGATGTATTAATATCTAGTCCAGCAAGGCGCGCACGAGCCACTGCTTTTGCTTTTGCCGAAGCATTAGATTATCCTAAAAATAGAATCAAAATCAACCCAATGGTTTATGAGGCTAGTGTGCCTGATTTGTTCCAAGTAATAGAGCATTGGCACGATGATTTGGATGCTGTTATGTTGTTTGGGCATAATTTTTCTTACACAGAATTTGCAAATCTCTATGCAAAATCACCAATAGATAACGTACCTACAACAGGTGTTGTCGCTATTGAATTTAAGGTAAATAGGTGGAAGGATGTTTCCGCAGAAAATGGAAGAATAGTATTCTTTGAATATCCCAAAAAGTATCTATAA